A window from Mya arenaria isolate MELC-2E11 chromosome 9, ASM2691426v1 encodes these proteins:
- the LOC128203715 gene encoding uncharacterized protein LOC128203715: protein MEVSGRRPSRTEDIRLLLVGKTGHGKSATANSILGLQNGQDGSFVEEMSSMSVTEVVTRKKGLRFGREIEVVDSPGFCDTKLTENKIREGVLKAISLTLPGFSAVGFVLKPERFSDELVKAVELFIKFFGPNVKNFLFIILTHTQEEETAEKYLTDCHESLEKLKSLCTGGKIVIIDNDCKEKGKKDQQVQSIIDAIDSIKRRNGDTFFSNESIEEATRYALNYIPIQAVEKTDATSDDELVTKRLEKFKEKIENDTDGVFTDFLNYIRVNKTSLLGTGLAVSIGLMKVTQCSLM from the exons gCGCAGACCCTCTAGGACAGAAG ATATACGCTTGTTGCTTGTCGGTAAAACTGGGCATGGAAAGAGTGCAACTGCCAACTCCATTCTAGGACTGCAAAATGGACAAGATGGAAGCTTCGTAGAGGAAATGAGTTCCATGTCAGTAACGGAAGTTGTTACACGAAAG AAAGGGTTACGTTTTGGAAGAGAAATTGAAGTTGTAGATAGTCCCGGCTTTTGTGACACAAAacttacagaaaataaaatcagAGAAGGAGTCCTTAAAGCCATAAGTTTAACATTGCCTGGATTCTCAGCAGTTGGTTTTGTGTTGAAGCCAGAACGTTTTTCTGATGAACTAGTTAAGGCCGTTgaactttttatcaaattctttGGACCCAATGTCAAGAATTTTCTCTTTATCATTCTTACACACACGCAGGAAGAAGAAACTGCAGAAAAGTACTTAACTGATTGTCATGAATCACTCGAAAAATTGAAAAGTCTTTGCACAGGAGGgaaaattgttattattgacaATGACTGTAAAGAAAAGGGTAAGAAAGATCAACAGGTACAAAGCATTATAGATGCGATAGATAGCATCAAACGGAGGAATGGAGATACTTTCTTTTCAAACGAATCTATTGAGGAAGCAACAAGATATGCATTGAATTACATCCCGATACAGGCCGTAGAGAAAACTGATGCAACATCCGATGACGAACTTGTAACAAAACGGCTGGAAAAGTTCAAAGAAAAGATCGAAAATGATACAGACGGAGTCTTTACCGATTTCCTAAATTACATTCGTGTTAATAAAACATCGCTGCTCGGAACTGGACTTGCCGTGTCTATTGGCTTAATGAAAGTTACTCAATGCAGCCTTATGTAA